In one window of Paraflavitalea soli DNA:
- a CDS encoding phospholipase D-like domain-containing protein yields the protein MRKRVNNGKGISVHGIAGTYVVLLGMDATPKARKGLLGFAIHRTDKTEKEAYWLLGFRTFKETEPNPAPGTLISTQEHPVQGFVWGDYTAKTNHTYVYKVVPVYGTPKNLEYGTPAELTIRTEDEDNGAHAIYFNRGVAGSQAYTRKFGDKKPREVGKEAYDWLSRGALEAVLKYIGQAKGKRYSIRAAVYEFSYLPVLEAFKKASDSGADVKIVYDCRQPQPQKTSNAVIKKAGISKLMIKRTANPSYISHNKFIVLLDKGKPVQVLSGSTNFTEGGIFGQSNVVHIVRDAKIAARYLEYWEQLAANTDAKELRPWNSENNPDPEELKKGITNIFSPRSSLGALNWYAGQVNTASKSIAFTAAFGVNKTIAGFLGKNKKNFRYLILEKEGNTFNDFIRNRNNFVALGAVLNPKAVGDTIFQRWLKEELSNLNKNVKYLHTKYLLVDPLGDDPLVIGGSANFSDASTKNNDENMLLIKGNTLVADIYLGEFMRLWHHFFFRDIANRLAHKTTVDTAYLYPNDKWTDNFYGKNVRKTAERQLFA from the coding sequence ATGAGAAAAAGAGTTAATAATGGCAAAGGCATTTCCGTACACGGGATCGCCGGCACTTATGTAGTATTACTGGGCATGGATGCCACACCCAAGGCCCGTAAAGGACTATTGGGATTTGCCATTCACCGCACAGATAAAACAGAAAAAGAAGCATACTGGCTACTGGGATTCCGGACCTTCAAGGAGACGGAACCCAATCCCGCCCCCGGCACACTGATCTCTACCCAGGAACATCCTGTACAAGGATTTGTGTGGGGCGATTATACCGCCAAGACCAACCACACCTACGTATATAAAGTAGTGCCCGTATATGGTACGCCTAAAAACCTGGAGTATGGTACACCGGCAGAACTGACCATCAGAACAGAAGATGAAGATAATGGTGCACATGCCATTTATTTCAACCGGGGTGTAGCCGGCAGCCAGGCATATACCAGGAAGTTTGGCGATAAAAAACCCAGGGAAGTGGGCAAAGAAGCCTATGACTGGCTATCCCGCGGTGCCCTGGAAGCCGTGCTCAAATACATTGGCCAGGCAAAGGGCAAGCGGTACAGCATACGGGCAGCCGTCTATGAATTCAGCTATCTGCCCGTATTGGAAGCATTCAAAAAAGCTTCCGACAGTGGCGCCGATGTAAAGATCGTGTACGACTGCCGTCAGCCACAGCCGCAAAAGACCAGCAATGCCGTGATCAAAAAAGCCGGCATCAGCAAACTCATGATCAAGCGCACCGCCAACCCCTCCTATATCTCCCACAACAAATTCATCGTATTGCTGGATAAAGGCAAACCGGTGCAGGTACTCAGCGGCTCCACCAACTTTACAGAAGGCGGTATTTTCGGTCAGTCCAATGTCGTGCACATTGTACGCGATGCCAAAATTGCTGCCCGCTACCTGGAATACTGGGAGCAGCTGGCAGCCAATACCGATGCCAAAGAACTGCGGCCCTGGAACAGTGAAAACAATCCCGATCCGGAAGAACTAAAGAAAGGCATCACTAATATCTTCAGCCCCCGCTCTTCTTTGGGTGCCCTGAACTGGTATGCCGGCCAGGTCAATACCGCCAGTAAATCGATCGCCTTTACAGCCGCCTTTGGTGTCAATAAGACCATCGCCGGATTCCTGGGCAAAAACAAAAAGAACTTCCGCTACCTGATACTGGAAAAAGAAGGCAATACATTCAACGACTTTATCAGGAACAGGAACAACTTTGTAGCCCTGGGTGCTGTGCTGAACCCCAAAGCGGTGGGCGATACCATCTTTCAGCGTTGGTTGAAGGAAGAACTCAGCAACCTCAATAAGAACGTAAAATACCTCCACACCAAATACCTCCTCGTAGATCCCCTGGGCGATGACCCGCTTGTAATTGGTGGATCGGCCAACTTCAGTGACGCCTCTACCAAAAACAATGATGAGAATATGCTGCTGATAAAAGGCAATACCCTGGTGGCCGATATCTACCTTGGCGAGTTCATGCGGCTATGGCACCATTTCTTTTTCCGGGATATTGCCAACCGGCTGGCCCACAAAACAACTGTGGATACCGCCTATCTCTATCCCAATGATAAATGGACCGACAATTTTTATGGAAAGAACGTACGCAAAACAGCAGAACGTCAATTATTTGCCTAA
- a CDS encoding CHAT domain-containing protein — translation MLKKVLLLFGSLLLMVWLKGQCPDRDSLWRQINYLKDHYPYPFSPTETRERLRQIEKKMVPCGFSQDSMQVLLLRAFAATYSREGNDLGVIRYLIPAATLIKRIPNNPAMNERELVRINYYIAVAYRGVNNVPERMKALDTCIATSRRLNYIDRSALNALFDRGTYFFDIGDYYHAIGYFKECNTKAFLYLPHAINAADSAGTISYALSSFVWQVNSHIRLKEYDQAEALLKSQTSQSGINSLNAYQGTFYGVRAEMEVHKGNYDQAIKNFRQALAVERRPLSRKQLFNTMATEVYFKHYRNYDKAMSLYKEGLACINIDTLKFKEDSIESLSIWSSMAEVNVQKGQYDKAFACFRKALDHIKPGISIAQIISSPPAEFVTQKKIHYLTSLLIEQGNTWRRKYTLTHQADELRKAIEIYRQADQLVNRIKGEQANLNSKLFWRSNSHGLYEHALEACHTSGNMEDAFYFFEKSRAVLLNDQLADQRWMGEQDILQQTQAMKTINTLSRALNSTSLTPAARIKMEDERTANQQLLSRLTTTIKTRNPFYYQSFLDSNFVTLQQVKQTMLKDYGALVEIFSGDSAVYVMIVAASDTRLHKINKQAYDSLAGLFIQYITNYNLQNGHFETFTQVSNQLYQLIFAKDRLPEGRLIISPDGQYFPFEALLTRADQSSYLLKEHAISYTYSARYLLNDFTSIANKKAKSFMGFAPVQYAGTQLPDLNESDHSLEALTSYFSGADNFIGPDASRNNFLRHFADYRIIQLYTHAMDNRDKGEPVIYFADSSLYLSDLVSDKKPATSLVVLSACETGTGKVYQGEGVFSFNRGFAALGIPAAITSLWKADNLKTYALTTLFYKFLATGEPADVALQHAKLEFMASATKANALPYFWAVPVLTGKVIDMPAQTTGGWWLVLPAIALGIIFLIIVYRWWRGRRMTRPFQQQTVME, via the coding sequence ATGTTAAAGAAAGTCCTCCTCCTGTTTGGTAGCCTGTTGCTGATGGTATGGCTCAAGGGCCAGTGTCCCGACAGGGATTCCCTGTGGCGGCAGATCAATTATTTAAAGGATCATTATCCTTATCCGTTCTCTCCGACGGAGACCAGGGAGCGATTACGACAAATAGAAAAAAAGATGGTCCCCTGCGGCTTTAGCCAGGATTCCATGCAGGTACTGTTGTTGAGGGCCTTTGCTGCAACTTATTCCAGGGAGGGCAATGACCTGGGCGTGATCAGGTACCTCATTCCAGCCGCCACACTCATTAAGCGTATTCCCAATAACCCCGCCATGAATGAGCGGGAACTGGTGCGTATCAATTATTATATAGCTGTAGCTTACCGGGGGGTCAATAATGTGCCGGAAAGAATGAAGGCGCTGGATACCTGTATTGCCACCAGCCGGCGGCTCAATTATATTGACCGGTCGGCCCTGAATGCACTCTTTGACAGGGGCACCTATTTTTTTGACATCGGCGATTATTACCATGCCATCGGTTATTTCAAGGAATGCAATACCAAGGCTTTTCTCTACCTGCCGCACGCCATCAATGCTGCCGACAGTGCAGGTACCATTTCCTATGCGCTCAGCAGTTTTGTGTGGCAGGTCAATTCGCATATCCGTTTAAAAGAATATGACCAGGCAGAGGCGCTGCTGAAAAGCCAGACCAGCCAGTCGGGTATCAATAGCCTGAATGCTTACCAGGGTACCTTCTATGGTGTCCGGGCAGAAATGGAGGTGCACAAAGGCAATTATGACCAGGCGATCAAAAACTTCCGGCAGGCGCTGGCTGTGGAGCGGCGGCCTTTGAGTCGCAAGCAGCTGTTCAATACAATGGCCACAGAGGTCTATTTCAAACATTACCGGAATTATGATAAGGCCATGTCGTTGTATAAAGAAGGGCTGGCCTGTATTAATATCGACACGCTGAAGTTTAAGGAAGATTCGATCGAGTCGCTGAGCATATGGTCGTCCATGGCGGAGGTCAATGTACAGAAAGGACAGTATGATAAGGCCTTTGCCTGCTTTCGCAAGGCGCTGGACCATATTAAGCCCGGGATCAGCATTGCACAGATCATTAGCAGTCCGCCTGCCGAGTTTGTAACCCAGAAAAAGATCCATTACCTCACCAGCCTGTTGATAGAACAGGGCAATACCTGGCGCAGGAAGTATACACTTACACACCAGGCGGATGAGCTGCGCAAAGCCATAGAGATCTATAGGCAAGCTGACCAGCTGGTAAACCGTATCAAAGGCGAGCAGGCCAACCTCAATTCGAAGTTGTTCTGGCGCAGCAATAGCCATGGCTTGTATGAGCATGCCCTTGAAGCCTGCCATACTTCCGGTAATATGGAAGATGCTTTTTATTTCTTTGAGAAAAGCAGGGCGGTATTGCTGAATGATCAACTGGCCGACCAGCGATGGATGGGGGAGCAGGATATCCTGCAGCAAACGCAGGCCATGAAAACGATCAATACCCTAAGCAGGGCGCTGAATAGTACCAGCCTCACACCGGCAGCCCGCATTAAAATGGAGGATGAAAGGACCGCCAACCAACAGTTGCTGTCCCGCCTTACCACTACGATCAAAACCCGCAATCCTTTTTATTACCAGAGTTTTCTGGATAGTAATTTTGTCACCCTGCAACAGGTGAAGCAAACCATGTTGAAAGATTACGGGGCGCTGGTAGAGATTTTTTCGGGCGATAGTGCAGTGTATGTGATGATCGTTGCGGCCAGCGATACCCGCCTGCACAAAATCAACAAGCAGGCCTATGATAGCCTGGCCGGGTTGTTTATACAGTATATTACCAATTATAATTTACAGAATGGCCATTTTGAAACCTTTACGCAGGTATCCAACCAGCTCTACCAGTTGATCTTTGCGAAGGACCGTCTTCCGGAGGGCCGCCTGATCATTTCCCCCGATGGCCAGTACTTTCCTTTTGAAGCCTTGCTCACCAGGGCCGATCAGTCGTCGTATTTGCTAAAAGAGCATGCCATCAGTTATACCTACTCTGCACGTTACCTGTTGAATGACTTTACTTCCATTGCCAATAAAAAGGCAAAAAGCTTTATGGGTTTTGCCCCGGTGCAATATGCGGGTACGCAGTTGCCGGACCTGAATGAAAGTGACCATTCACTGGAAGCATTGACCAGTTATTTCAGCGGGGCTGATAACTTTATTGGACCGGATGCCTCCCGGAATAATTTTCTGCGGCATTTTGCCGATTACAGGATCATTCAATTGTATACACATGCCATGGACAACAGGGATAAAGGGGAGCCGGTGATCTATTTTGCCGATTCGTCGCTCTACCTGTCGGACCTGGTAAGTGATAAAAAGCCTGCTACCAGCCTGGTGGTATTGTCGGCCTGTGAAACCGGTACGGGCAAGGTTTACCAGGGAGAAGGGGTATTTAGCTTTAACCGGGGATTTGCTGCCCTGGGTATTCCGGCGGCGATTACCAGCCTGTGGAAGGCCGATAACCTGAAGACCTATGCCCTGACCACGCTGTTCTATAAATTTCTTGCGACCGGGGAGCCGGCGGATGTTGCCTTGCAACATGCCAAACTGGAGTTTATGGCGTCTGCTACCAAAGCCAATGCGCTGCCTTATTTCTGGGCAGTGCCGGTGCTGACGGGGAAAGTAATAGATATGCCGGCGCAGACAACCGGTGGTTGGTGGCTGGTATTGCCGGCAATTGCGCTGGGTATAATTTTCCTGATAATTGTGTATCGCTGGTGGCGCGGCAGACGGATGACGCGTCCTTTCCAGCAGCAGACTGTGATGGAATGA
- a CDS encoding RNA polymerase sigma factor encodes MNESKHLPAADLRIIENLTLGGIHRRKGEEELFTTYMYFIHEGMRKFPLSEDESFDAYSDTILSAIEKIANGSFERASSLKTWLYKIFHNKSVDLLRKKATNKNKVHQTVSITDMLVHVSDAAKSIVQKLADQADEKLLKQRLAEIGDTCHQLLQLSAEGHTDKEIASLMEYKTADVVKTSRLRCLEKLRRLYNPT; translated from the coding sequence ATGAACGAGTCTAAACATCTACCTGCCGCAGATCTCCGGATCATTGAAAACCTTACTCTTGGCGGTATCCATAGAAGAAAAGGCGAAGAAGAGCTGTTTACTACATATATGTATTTTATACATGAAGGAATGCGCAAATTCCCCCTCAGTGAAGATGAGTCTTTTGATGCCTATTCCGATACCATCCTCTCAGCGATTGAAAAGATCGCCAACGGCAGTTTTGAACGCGCTTCTTCTCTCAAAACCTGGCTTTATAAAATATTTCATAACAAAAGCGTTGACCTGTTGCGCAAAAAAGCGACTAATAAGAATAAGGTGCATCAAACGGTTTCAATCACGGACATGCTGGTGCATGTTTCGGATGCCGCCAAATCCATCGTACAAAAGCTCGCAGATCAAGCAGATGAGAAATTGTTGAAGCAAAGACTGGCAGAAATAGGAGATACCTGTCACCAGTTATTGCAACTTTCAGCAGAAGGCCATACAGACAAGGAAATAGCTTCTTTGATGGAATATAAGACAGCCGATGTGGTAAAAACCAGCAGGCTCCGTTGCCTGGAAAAATTGCGCCGATTATACAATCCGACATAA
- a CDS encoding tetratricopeptide repeat protein yields MKHLAYIDDYFKGTDTGSHNRQFEQRLLDDPAFAEEVAFYLTTQRLLQEEARAEKVERFRKLYQQRPAPLQVVKSPRRLWQYVAAAAVIAGLIFSIYLLVPPSKQQMADSYIRQELKDLGVSMSGTIDSVDLMRTLYNKGKFADALTISEAIISHDATNQKALEYAGVTNLRLQQYDKALSWFKQLSANKAYSNKGTFYQALTLIKRNQAGDLTQAKSLLEQVVKEDLEGREIAKQWLEKW; encoded by the coding sequence ATGAAACACCTGGCATACATAGACGATTATTTCAAAGGAACCGACACGGGTTCCCATAACAGGCAATTTGAGCAAAGATTACTGGATGATCCGGCCTTTGCAGAAGAAGTAGCTTTTTACCTGACTACCCAGCGATTACTGCAGGAGGAAGCCAGGGCCGAAAAGGTAGAGCGCTTCAGAAAATTGTACCAGCAGCGCCCTGCTCCTTTACAGGTAGTCAAATCGCCCCGCCGCCTCTGGCAGTACGTAGCCGCGGCAGCTGTTATTGCCGGGCTTATTTTCAGCATTTACCTGTTGGTACCCCCCTCCAAACAACAAATGGCAGATAGTTATATCCGCCAGGAGTTGAAAGACCTGGGTGTGTCGATGAGCGGAACGATCGACAGTGTAGATCTGATGCGTACATTATATAATAAGGGTAAGTTTGCCGATGCTCTTACCATCTCCGAAGCGATCATCAGCCACGATGCCACCAACCAGAAAGCGCTGGAATATGCAGGTGTTACCAATCTCCGGCTGCAACAATATGACAAGGCCCTTTCCTGGTTCAAACAACTGTCGGCCAATAAAGCCTATTCCAATAAAGGCACTTTTTACCAGGCCCTCACGCTTATAAAACGTAACCAGGCCGGCGATCTTACCCAGGCCAAATCACTGCTGGAGCAGGTTGTAAAAGAAGACCTCGAAGGCAGGGAGATCGCCAAACAATGGCTGGAGAAATGGTAA
- a CDS encoding homoserine O-acetyltransferase family protein, with product MSDHTLFQHRAPFVLESGVTLPGFHLAYHTYGTFDPSINNVVWIFHALTANSDVVSWWPGLVGDAKLFDPARHFIVCVNMPGSCYGSVGPLEKKPGSEDLYYHDFPQLTIRDMVRMYQHLRQALGIGRIHIGIGGSMGGQQLLEWAIDEPDAFEYIIPIATNAWHSAWGKAFNASQRWCIESDASWQSNSPEAGMHGMKIARSIALLSYRHYQTYDLLQSDEPPYEVGPYKAGSYQQYQGEKLAKRFNAFSYHRLSASMDSHHVGRNRQDAATALQGITARTLVIGIETDILFPLTEQEYLAKHIPGARLSVINSLYGHDGFLLEFEEIEKDINRFLDKPVQPAVLPVPPKALRQA from the coding sequence ATGAGTGATCATACATTATTTCAACACCGCGCTCCCTTTGTATTGGAAAGCGGTGTTACCCTGCCGGGCTTTCACCTGGCTTACCATACCTACGGCACTTTCGATCCATCCATCAACAACGTGGTATGGATATTCCATGCGCTTACAGCCAACAGTGATGTGGTGAGTTGGTGGCCGGGATTGGTAGGCGACGCTAAATTGTTTGACCCCGCCCGGCATTTTATTGTTTGTGTTAATATGCCCGGCAGTTGCTACGGCAGTGTGGGTCCGCTGGAAAAGAAGCCGGGTAGTGAAGACCTTTATTACCACGACTTTCCCCAGCTCACCATACGCGATATGGTACGTATGTACCAGCACCTGCGTCAGGCGCTGGGTATTGGCCGCATCCATATTGGCATTGGCGGTTCAATGGGCGGACAGCAATTGTTGGAATGGGCTATTGATGAACCGGATGCGTTTGAGTATATTATACCCATTGCCACGAATGCCTGGCACTCGGCCTGGGGTAAAGCCTTCAATGCCTCCCAACGCTGGTGCATTGAATCGGATGCCTCCTGGCAAAGCAACTCACCGGAAGCCGGTATGCATGGAATGAAAATTGCCCGCAGCATAGCCCTGCTCTCCTACCGGCATTATCAAACCTACGACCTGTTACAGAGTGATGAACCGCCCTATGAAGTGGGGCCCTACAAAGCAGGCTCCTACCAGCAATACCAGGGAGAAAAACTGGCCAAACGGTTCAATGCATTCAGCTACCATCGCCTCAGCGCCAGCATGGATAGCCACCATGTAGGCCGCAACAGACAGGATGCAGCCACCGCTTTGCAAGGCATTACTGCCAGGACGCTGGTCATTGGCATCGAGACGGATATCCTGTTTCCGTTAACAGAGCAGGAATACCTGGCTAAGCATATTCCCGGCGCCCGGTTGTCAGTGATCAACTCCCTGTATGGTCATGATGGGTTCCTGCTGGAATTTGAAGAAATTGAAAAAGACATCAACCGTTTTTTAGATAAGCCTGTACAGCCTGCAGTATTGCCAGTGCCGCCAAAGGCGTTACGGCAAGCTTAA
- a CDS encoding O-acetylhomoserine aminocarboxypropyltransferase/cysteine synthase family protein has translation MSQQWHFDTLQLHAGQQIDPTTKSRAVPIYQTTSYGFDNAAHAADLFGLRQFGNIYTRIMNPTTDVFEQRIAALEGGVAAVATSSGQAAQFIALSNILQAGDNFVSTSYLYGGTYNQFKVAFKRLGIEARFVDGDDANDFAKHIDKNTKAIYLETIGNPRLNIPDFEKFAQLAKEYDLPLIVDNTFGAGGYLFRPIDHGANIVVQSATKWIGGHGTTIGGVIVDGGNYNWGNGKFSQFTEPSEGYHGLKFWDVFGEGNPLGLPNIAFAIRARVEGLRDFGPSLSPFNSFLLLQGIETLSLRVQRHADNALALATWLKKHPLVEFVDYPGLESSPYHKLARKYLPNGFGGILNFGIKGGKEKASQLIDSLKLASHLANVGDAKTLVIHPASTTHEQLSAEEQVIAGVLPNQVRVSAGIEHISDIIADFEQAIDKVFAKELVS, from the coding sequence ATGAGTCAGCAGTGGCATTTTGACACCTTACAATTGCATGCCGGTCAACAGATTGACCCTACCACCAAATCAAGAGCCGTACCCATATACCAGACCACCTCCTACGGGTTTGACAATGCAGCCCATGCTGCCGACCTGTTTGGCCTGCGCCAGTTTGGTAATATCTATACCCGTATCATGAACCCCACCACCGACGTGTTTGAACAACGGATCGCAGCATTGGAAGGCGGTGTGGCTGCAGTGGCTACCAGTTCAGGTCAGGCTGCTCAATTCATTGCACTGAGTAATATATTGCAAGCGGGAGACAACTTCGTTTCTACTTCCTATTTATATGGCGGCACTTACAACCAGTTTAAAGTAGCCTTTAAACGCCTGGGTATTGAAGCCCGTTTTGTAGATGGTGATGATGCGAATGATTTTGCCAAACACATAGACAAGAATACCAAGGCCATCTACCTGGAGACCATCGGCAATCCACGCCTTAACATCCCTGATTTTGAGAAGTTTGCACAACTGGCCAAAGAATATGACCTGCCTCTCATTGTAGACAATACATTTGGCGCAGGCGGATACCTGTTTCGCCCGATTGACCATGGCGCTAATATCGTTGTACAATCAGCTACCAAATGGATTGGCGGGCACGGTACCACCATTGGCGGTGTAATAGTAGATGGCGGTAATTACAACTGGGGCAATGGCAAATTCTCCCAATTCACAGAACCTTCTGAAGGTTACCATGGCCTGAAATTCTGGGATGTATTTGGAGAAGGCAATCCGCTGGGCCTGCCCAATATTGCTTTTGCCATCCGCGCCCGGGTAGAAGGGCTGCGCGACTTCGGCCCTTCCCTCAGCCCCTTCAATTCATTCCTGCTGCTGCAAGGCATCGAAACCTTGTCATTGCGTGTACAACGCCATGCAGACAATGCCCTGGCGCTGGCCACCTGGCTGAAGAAACACCCGCTGGTAGAGTTTGTAGACTATCCCGGACTGGAATCCAGCCCTTATCATAAACTGGCGCGCAAATACCTTCCCAATGGATTTGGCGGCATATTGAACTTCGGTATCAAAGGCGGCAAAGAAAAAGCCAGTCAACTGATCGACTCCCTGAAACTGGCAAGCCACCTGGCCAATGTAGGGGATGCAAAGACCCTGGTAATCCATCCTGCTTCTACCACGCATGAGCAATTGAGTGCAGAAGAGCAAGTGATTGCAGGCGTTCTTCCCAACCAGGTAAGGGTGAGTGCGGGCATTGAACACATCAGCGATATCATTGCTGATTTTGAACAGGCCATCGACAAAGTATTTGCGAAAGAACTCGTATCATAA